One genomic region from Chthonomonas calidirosea T49 encodes:
- a CDS encoding SDR family NAD(P)-dependent oxidoreductase, translating into MGNETARRVAVVTGASSGIGAATATALHRAGFALILGARRLERLRQVGEPLGARCFYLDVTDLQSIREFCSQVEQVHLLVNNAGGALGLDPIEAAKDEDWEQMFRTNVLGLMRMTRELLPKLEASGAGHVINIGSIAGREPYPGGAGYNAAKFAVRAITQVMRMEWLGRPLRVTEIAPGLVETEFSLVRFKGDAERAARVYQGLKPLTAEDVADAVVWAATRPPHVNIDEIVLKPLDQATALMVKRRDNTT; encoded by the coding sequence ATGGGAAACGAGACAGCACGTAGAGTAGCCGTCGTTACGGGAGCTAGTAGCGGAATAGGTGCCGCGACGGCCACGGCCTTACATCGGGCCGGTTTTGCGCTGATTTTGGGAGCACGACGTTTGGAAAGGTTGCGGCAGGTGGGAGAGCCACTGGGCGCACGCTGTTTTTATCTGGACGTTACTGACCTTCAAAGTATTCGTGAATTCTGTAGCCAGGTGGAGCAGGTTCACCTGCTGGTCAACAACGCCGGAGGTGCTTTAGGGCTGGATCCCATTGAAGCGGCGAAGGATGAGGATTGGGAACAGATGTTCCGAACTAACGTGCTCGGTTTGATGCGCATGACCCGCGAACTGTTGCCGAAGCTCGAAGCCAGCGGTGCCGGGCACGTTATCAATATCGGCAGCATCGCTGGGCGCGAACCCTATCCGGGCGGTGCGGGCTATAATGCAGCAAAGTTTGCTGTGCGTGCTATAACGCAGGTTATGCGGATGGAATGGCTTGGACGTCCTCTGCGAGTCACTGAGATCGCTCCGGGGCTTGTGGAAACGGAGTTCAGTCTCGTGCGTTTTAAGGGGGATGCTGAACGCGCTGCACGGGTCTATCAGGGCCTAAAGCCCCTAACGGCTGAGGACGTCGCCGACGCAGTTGTCTGGGCTGCGACACGCCCACCCCATGTCAACATTGATGAGATCGTGCTCAAACCGCTCGATCAGGCGACTGCCCTCATGGTAAAAAGAAGAGACAACACGACTTAA
- a CDS encoding alpha-L-arabinofuranosidase C-terminal domain-containing protein: protein MQRSRLYAYFAALCLWNIGLLNISAKADTLTLTVDANHPGPALSPLQHGVFFEEINHAGDGGLYAEKIQNRAFTNGIVAWTPWTENGAVVHLNLLPTSNPQSAAHYLEVRVERGAANGDAWGGVANTGYWGIGTHKGETFRGQIVVKLSSKLVGPLVVALRAADGTVLAEHRFTKLAASGNDQTLEYLFRSPKEDAHAFLTITTQAPATFDLRFVSLFPTDTFDHQTNGLRADLAQMVADLKPSFVRFPGGCFVEGDILAHRFRWRGSIGPLMDRTPTDDLWGYQCDNGLGYLEYLEWCEEMHAEPIFVINCGMSHKQNVPLDQLQPYIQSALDAIEYANGPVTSKWGAQRAKDGHPAPFHLQYIEVGNEDGFDDYDARFAMFYDAIKARYPYIKLIADTRVNSRPADLVDDHYYASTLFFVRQAAALDNYPRNATPVYIGEFAVTRGAGHGNLNAALGEAYFMTAIERNSDVIKMASYAPLFANVNNMVWNPDAILFDSLHAYGTPSYWAQWMFSRNRGDVVLPTTVEEPPSSNKVLDRGGIGVATWATSAEFTDLKVTQGDKVLWTLNSPGAFPLTPQTGQWTIADGTARQTDLGTNLRAVGGDPSWTDYTFSLRARKLGGKEGFLIMFHVRDQDNWYWWNVGGWGNTHDNIEEIVGGASTELAYNVPNHIETGRWYDLRVQVQGNRVRCYLDNKLEYDIRLPNLPTLGVVTTREDKTGDVIIKMVNLKGESRDVHIRLNGVGQVAPDGSAWVMTASSPNAENSFVNPHAVVPIEHPVRNISDQFTYTCPPWSIVILRLHTHLPTTAEQR, encoded by the coding sequence ATGCAACGAAGCCGGCTTTATGCCTATTTTGCCGCTCTCTGTTTGTGGAACATCGGCCTCTTGAACATCTCTGCAAAAGCCGATACTCTGACTCTCACCGTGGACGCAAACCACCCAGGCCCTGCCCTTAGCCCCTTACAACATGGTGTGTTCTTTGAAGAGATCAACCATGCCGGGGATGGTGGTCTCTACGCCGAGAAGATTCAAAATCGCGCCTTCACCAACGGCATCGTCGCTTGGACGCCATGGACGGAAAATGGCGCGGTGGTGCACCTTAACTTGCTACCGACCTCCAATCCCCAAAGCGCCGCCCACTACCTTGAGGTCCGCGTAGAACGTGGCGCTGCAAATGGAGATGCCTGGGGCGGAGTCGCTAACACCGGATATTGGGGCATCGGGACGCACAAAGGGGAGACCTTCCGCGGCCAGATCGTCGTGAAACTGAGTTCCAAACTTGTTGGGCCTCTCGTGGTGGCACTCCGTGCTGCCGATGGAACGGTGCTCGCCGAACATCGCTTCACAAAACTTGCAGCAAGCGGTAACGATCAGACGTTAGAGTACCTTTTCCGCTCCCCAAAGGAGGATGCTCACGCTTTTCTCACCATTACAACGCAAGCCCCAGCTACCTTTGATCTCCGCTTTGTCTCTCTCTTCCCCACTGATACCTTCGACCATCAAACCAACGGCCTCAGAGCCGACCTCGCCCAAATGGTGGCCGATCTTAAACCCTCCTTCGTGCGCTTCCCCGGCGGCTGCTTTGTGGAAGGCGACATCCTCGCCCATCGCTTTCGTTGGCGCGGGTCTATCGGCCCGCTTATGGATCGCACCCCCACCGACGACCTCTGGGGGTATCAGTGCGACAACGGCTTGGGCTACTTGGAGTATCTGGAATGGTGCGAAGAGATGCATGCCGAGCCGATTTTTGTTATCAACTGCGGGATGAGCCATAAACAGAATGTGCCGCTCGATCAGCTCCAACCCTATATTCAAAGCGCACTCGATGCCATCGAATACGCTAATGGCCCGGTGACAAGCAAGTGGGGAGCCCAGCGCGCTAAAGACGGGCACCCAGCCCCCTTCCACCTTCAGTACATCGAGGTGGGCAATGAGGATGGGTTTGACGATTATGATGCGCGTTTCGCTATGTTCTATGATGCCATTAAGGCGCGCTACCCTTATATCAAACTGATCGCCGACACGCGCGTGAACAGCCGCCCCGCTGACCTTGTAGACGATCACTACTACGCCTCAACCCTTTTCTTTGTGCGACAAGCTGCCGCTCTAGATAACTATCCTCGTAACGCAACCCCAGTCTATATAGGGGAATTTGCCGTTACACGCGGCGCCGGACATGGGAACCTAAATGCGGCCCTTGGTGAGGCCTACTTCATGACGGCTATCGAACGCAACTCCGATGTCATTAAAATGGCCTCCTACGCCCCTCTCTTCGCAAATGTCAACAATATGGTGTGGAACCCAGACGCCATCCTCTTCGACAGCCTTCATGCATACGGCACGCCCTCCTACTGGGCACAATGGATGTTCTCGCGCAATCGAGGCGATGTCGTGCTGCCTACCACGGTCGAAGAGCCACCGTCGAGCAACAAGGTGCTTGATCGAGGCGGAATCGGCGTGGCAACATGGGCTACTTCGGCGGAGTTCACCGATCTGAAGGTTACCCAAGGAGATAAGGTGCTTTGGACGTTGAATTCGCCTGGGGCGTTTCCGCTCACCCCGCAAACCGGCCAATGGACAATTGCCGATGGCACGGCGCGTCAAACCGATCTTGGCACCAACCTGCGCGCTGTAGGAGGCGACCCTAGCTGGACAGACTACACCTTTTCCTTACGTGCTCGGAAACTAGGCGGAAAAGAGGGTTTTCTCATCATGTTCCACGTGCGCGATCAGGACAACTGGTACTGGTGGAACGTAGGTGGCTGGGGCAACACCCACGATAATATTGAGGAGATCGTGGGTGGGGCGAGCACCGAGTTGGCCTATAACGTACCCAACCATATCGAAACAGGCCGCTGGTACGACCTACGCGTGCAGGTGCAAGGCAACCGAGTGCGCTGTTATCTCGATAATAAGCTGGAGTACGACATTCGCCTGCCCAATTTGCCAACGCTCGGAGTGGTGACGACACGAGAAGATAAAACGGGCGACGTGATCATTAAAATGGTGAACCTCAAAGGCGAATCGCGCGATGTACATATCCGCCTCAACGGTGTGGGGCAGGTCGCCCCAGATGGCTCTGCATGGGTCATGACCGCCTCTTCACCGAACGCTGAAAACAGCTTTGTCAACCCTCATGCGGTTGTGCCGATAGAGCATCCGGTGCGTAACATCTCCGATCAGTTCACCTATACCTGTCCGCCCTGGTCTATTGTTATCCTACGTCTCCATACCCACTTACCGACAACCGCCGAACAGAGATAG
- a CDS encoding Gfo/Idh/MocA family protein, with translation MTRITRRDFLRRTGGGLTTLGLVAQAPSALAQPRPLSRRVAANDKIVIALIGCGGMGNVDLGWAMDEPDVEVAALCDVDEHHLNNTLQNVIKKNQQRTAKDGQNRPAPDTYKDFRRVLERKDIDAVLICTPDHWHALPLIYACEAGKDAYCEKPISHDILEAKAMAGAVKHFQRVVQVGTWQRSTREFVSAVAFVRAGKIGRITSVRAWKTDDARLGHHVSVGGPPAYFDYDFWTGPAQMVPYIPEYTHYNWRWFYNYASGETGDWGVHMMDIGLLAMSKDTDLVMPVEICGMGGKLAHPDDDRTTPDTVYGLMRFKDPDFVMIWRTERDHPDLPDHGTQFVGERGDTVTVWRGGWRVRDAEGRELPKEEAPPTNSHMRNWLDCIKTREQPRSNLASMAQTTIVCHLINASYLAGGETVHWDKERMDIVGRVGRETQSYERPYRKPWTLPIYKGD, from the coding sequence ATGACCCGCATCACACGCAGAGATTTTTTACGGCGTACGGGCGGTGGCCTAACCACTTTGGGGCTCGTCGCACAAGCTCCCTCCGCCTTGGCTCAGCCGCGACCTCTCTCGCGGCGCGTTGCAGCAAACGATAAGATCGTGATCGCGCTCATCGGCTGTGGAGGCATGGGCAACGTAGACCTGGGTTGGGCCATGGATGAGCCAGATGTGGAGGTGGCCGCCCTGTGCGATGTGGATGAGCACCATTTGAACAACACGCTTCAAAACGTTATCAAGAAAAACCAACAGCGCACGGCCAAGGATGGCCAAAATCGCCCGGCACCAGATACCTACAAAGATTTTCGGCGCGTTTTAGAGCGAAAAGATATTGATGCCGTCTTAATCTGCACCCCAGATCACTGGCATGCGCTACCGCTCATCTACGCCTGTGAGGCCGGTAAAGATGCCTACTGTGAGAAACCTATCAGCCACGACATACTTGAAGCGAAGGCGATGGCCGGTGCCGTAAAGCATTTTCAGCGCGTGGTACAAGTGGGCACTTGGCAAAGAAGCACGCGCGAGTTTGTGAGCGCCGTGGCTTTTGTGCGGGCTGGCAAAATCGGGCGTATTACTTCGGTGCGGGCATGGAAAACAGACGATGCCCGTCTAGGTCATCATGTGTCGGTAGGAGGTCCTCCTGCTTATTTTGATTACGATTTCTGGACTGGCCCTGCGCAGATGGTGCCCTACATCCCCGAATATACCCACTACAACTGGCGTTGGTTCTACAACTACGCCTCCGGTGAGACGGGCGACTGGGGCGTGCATATGATGGATATCGGGCTTCTGGCGATGAGCAAGGATACCGATCTCGTAATGCCTGTAGAGATCTGCGGCATGGGAGGCAAGCTCGCGCATCCAGACGACGACCGCACCACACCCGATACGGTTTATGGCCTCATGCGGTTTAAGGACCCCGATTTTGTGATGATCTGGCGCACCGAACGCGATCATCCCGATCTGCCTGACCACGGCACGCAATTCGTAGGTGAGAGGGGCGATACGGTGACCGTGTGGCGCGGAGGGTGGCGAGTGCGCGATGCGGAGGGCCGTGAGCTTCCCAAAGAGGAAGCCCCACCTACCAATAGCCATATGCGTAACTGGCTCGACTGCATCAAAACGCGCGAACAGCCCCGCTCGAATCTCGCCTCTATGGCACAGACCACGATCGTGTGCCATCTCATCAATGCCTCTTACCTTGCTGGTGGGGAGACGGTGCATTGGGACAAAGAGCGTATGGACATCGTGGGGCGTGTGGGGCGAGAGACGCAGTCCTATGAACGGCCTTATCGTAAGCCGTGGACGCTGCCTATATATAAGGGGGACTGA
- a CDS encoding 6-phosphofructokinase, with product MKVGILTGGGDCPGLNPAIRGFVMKALDYGFAVYGIREGWKGLVNDLVDKEPLTIADVEELIDKGGTVLRSSRTNPYKDPAQLQAVKTTIQKHGFEAIVALGGEDTLGVASKLYKEGINTVGVPKTMDNDLSETDYTFGFDSAVQVNVEALDRLRDTARSHSRVIVLEVMGRHAGWVALYTGVAGGADYILLPEVPLNVEELCTQVQRAYARKGYALVVASEGVELPEEEHKETKVDAFGHVVLGERNVGEWVAKEIEKRTGLETRSAVTGHIQRGGAPSAFDRVLASRLGVRAAQCVYERDFGKMVALHGNDIVVAPLEAAVGTLRTVPKALYDSLVPLFNK from the coding sequence ATGAAAGTTGGTATCTTAACCGGTGGTGGTGACTGTCCGGGGTTGAACCCGGCAATTCGTGGTTTCGTGATGAAAGCGCTCGATTATGGGTTTGCTGTTTATGGCATCCGCGAAGGATGGAAGGGTTTGGTCAACGACCTCGTAGACAAAGAGCCCCTCACCATTGCCGATGTCGAAGAGCTGATCGATAAAGGGGGCACGGTGCTGCGCTCTTCACGCACCAACCCCTACAAAGACCCTGCCCAACTTCAGGCTGTGAAAACCACTATCCAGAAGCACGGTTTTGAAGCCATTGTGGCGTTAGGTGGGGAAGATACGCTGGGTGTTGCTAGCAAGCTTTATAAGGAGGGTATCAACACCGTAGGCGTTCCCAAGACCATGGATAACGATTTAAGTGAAACAGATTATACGTTTGGCTTCGATAGCGCTGTGCAGGTAAATGTGGAAGCCCTCGATCGCCTGCGGGATACGGCGCGCTCGCACAGCCGCGTTATTGTGTTGGAGGTCATGGGACGCCATGCGGGCTGGGTAGCCCTGTACACAGGGGTAGCCGGCGGTGCCGACTACATTCTGCTGCCGGAGGTACCCCTCAACGTCGAAGAGCTTTGTACACAGGTTCAGCGTGCCTATGCGCGTAAAGGCTATGCTCTTGTGGTGGCCTCAGAGGGCGTGGAGCTGCCGGAAGAGGAGCACAAGGAGACCAAGGTGGATGCGTTTGGACACGTGGTCCTTGGGGAACGCAATGTGGGCGAGTGGGTCGCCAAAGAGATCGAAAAGCGCACTGGGTTAGAGACCCGTTCCGCTGTTACAGGCCACATTCAACGAGGCGGAGCGCCGAGCGCCTTCGACCGGGTGTTAGCTTCGCGCCTTGGTGTGCGTGCAGCACAATGTGTGTATGAACGTGACTTCGGTAAAATGGTGGCGCTCCATGGGAACGACATTGTGGTGGCGCCACTAGAAGCCGCCGTGGGGACGCTACGCACCGTGCCGAAAGCGCTTTACGATAGTCTCGTACCGCTTTTTAACAAGTAG
- a CDS encoding nucleoside hydrolase, with protein MEERVPLLLDTDIGSDIDDAVALAYLLCHPQCDLLGITTVTGEPDKRASLADAICRAAGRNDVPIHVGARLPFLGTQRQPEAPQAEALRRWPHRSFSQENTAVAFLQETIRKHPGEITLLTIGPLTNIGLLFALDPEVPAMLKQLVMMGGRFFPDAQGRIGSEWNIVCDAWSAARVFTSAVPQLRAIGLDVTLRCRMPAAECKERFQAIGGPLKPVADMADVWFRHADSITFHDPLAAAVVFEPTLCRFEPADYVKVKLSNDDSFGETSIKPSALDSPIQVAADVNPDAFFAHYFDVVGHHRHV; from the coding sequence ATGGAGGAGCGCGTGCCTTTGCTTTTAGATACCGACATCGGTTCCGACATTGACGATGCGGTTGCTTTGGCCTATCTGTTATGCCATCCGCAGTGCGATCTGCTGGGAATCACCACGGTTACTGGGGAGCCGGACAAGCGCGCGAGTTTGGCCGATGCCATTTGCAGAGCGGCCGGACGGAACGATGTGCCGATACATGTAGGGGCACGCCTGCCTTTTCTCGGCACTCAGCGCCAACCGGAGGCCCCACAGGCGGAGGCACTTCGTCGGTGGCCGCATCGAAGCTTTTCTCAAGAAAATACGGCGGTGGCGTTTCTCCAGGAGACGATTCGCAAGCATCCTGGCGAGATCACACTGCTCACCATAGGGCCTCTCACCAACATCGGACTGCTCTTTGCTTTGGACCCCGAAGTTCCCGCTATGCTCAAGCAGTTGGTAATGATGGGCGGGCGTTTCTTTCCCGATGCACAAGGCCGTATAGGTTCTGAGTGGAACATTGTTTGCGACGCCTGGTCGGCTGCGCGCGTATTTACCTCAGCAGTGCCACAGCTACGCGCGATAGGGCTCGATGTAACCCTGCGATGCCGTATGCCGGCCGCGGAGTGCAAGGAGCGCTTCCAGGCTATTGGAGGCCCTCTAAAGCCGGTGGCCGACATGGCCGACGTGTGGTTTCGTCATGCGGACTCCATTACTTTTCACGACCCGCTGGCTGCAGCGGTGGTTTTTGAACCAACGCTGTGCCGCTTCGAGCCTGCCGATTATGTAAAAGTGAAACTCAGCAACGACGATTCGTTTGGGGAGACATCTATAAAACCCTCTGCTCTGGACTCGCCTATTCAGGTCGCAGCAGACGTCAACCCTGATGCCTTCTTTGCCCACTATTTCGACGTGGTGGGTCATCATCGGCATGTCTAG
- a CDS encoding ABC transporter ATP-binding protein: MLKGEIVQTIEGEDTPQERLLIHLEGDFAADGQFGKRFLEVTATDVRVREADGVVSFHIPIAEIKSARNEPLVGGGQLEITTRDGEVVPIITYSLTLASRFSEAARGIEQLARGEPLQINLEQKRLRCAKCGRLLPEVDGICPACIHRGRTLRRVASYLRPYRLQAVGLALLGVLTTTLNLVPPKLQALIIDHVFSTHRNYTFLLEMAGIWLGVVVAATFVQILNGRLIAYLAGHIAADLRAAVYRAVEFLQVSYFDKKQVGAIVSRITQDTDRIWGFLVDGMPFLIANALMLLGIACVLLWINWRLTLAILAPMPIVVILSAVFWKPISQMFFRVGQKWARFHTHLNESISGIRIVKAFTRENTEFAKFQACNRELRDAGIQADTRWYTVFGAMTFFIASGGLINWVYGGWMVYRGQMSLGNFVMVNSLLGLVYGPLMWFGDLNQWFTRAMAGAERIFEVIDAEPEPHARGGIRHAIVGEVAFCDVRFGYDKSNPVLKGLTFTAKPGEMIGLVGKSGAGKSTTINLICRFYEPDAGVIRIDGIDYREIALEDLRRQIGIVPQEPFLFHGTIAENISYGRPDARFEEIVEAAKAANAHQFILAKPDGYDTVIGERGTKLSGGERQRIAIARAILHDPRILILDEATSSVDVETEKQIQEALQRLVKGRTTFAIAHRLSTLRNADRLIVLEKGEIVETGTHAELMERQGVFYNLVQTQSQVTQIIEIGTV, translated from the coding sequence ATGTTAAAGGGGGAAATAGTGCAAACCATTGAGGGCGAAGATACGCCACAGGAACGGTTGCTCATTCATTTGGAGGGCGACTTCGCCGCCGATGGGCAGTTCGGGAAAAGGTTTTTAGAGGTCACCGCCACCGATGTGCGTGTGCGGGAGGCCGACGGCGTCGTCTCGTTTCACATTCCGATCGCCGAGATCAAAAGCGCCCGTAATGAGCCCCTTGTGGGAGGCGGGCAACTGGAGATCACCACCCGAGATGGAGAGGTCGTTCCCATCATCACCTATTCGCTTACGCTGGCCTCGCGCTTCTCGGAAGCCGCACGAGGCATCGAACAGCTTGCACGCGGAGAGCCTCTGCAGATCAATCTTGAACAGAAGCGGCTGCGCTGCGCAAAATGCGGGCGCCTTCTCCCAGAGGTAGACGGCATCTGCCCAGCGTGTATCCATCGGGGTCGCACCCTACGCCGTGTGGCCAGCTACCTCCGTCCCTACCGTCTGCAGGCGGTGGGCCTTGCCCTGCTTGGGGTTCTTACCACCACACTGAATCTCGTGCCGCCCAAGCTTCAAGCGCTCATCATTGACCATGTGTTCAGCACCCACCGCAACTACACCTTTCTGCTTGAGATGGCCGGCATCTGGCTTGGGGTCGTTGTGGCGGCCACGTTCGTGCAGATCCTCAATGGCCGTCTCATCGCCTATCTTGCGGGGCATATCGCCGCTGATCTGCGCGCTGCCGTCTACCGCGCCGTCGAGTTCCTGCAGGTAAGCTACTTCGACAAGAAACAGGTGGGAGCTATCGTTAGCCGCATCACACAAGACACCGATCGCATCTGGGGGTTTTTGGTGGATGGCATGCCCTTCCTGATCGCCAACGCGCTCATGCTGCTGGGCATCGCCTGCGTGCTGCTTTGGATTAACTGGCGCCTCACTCTCGCCATTTTAGCCCCGATGCCGATTGTGGTCATCCTAAGTGCCGTCTTTTGGAAGCCGATCAGCCAGATGTTCTTTCGCGTAGGGCAAAAATGGGCGCGCTTCCATACGCACCTCAACGAGTCGATCTCCGGTATTCGCATCGTAAAAGCATTCACCCGTGAAAACACCGAGTTCGCCAAATTTCAGGCGTGCAACAGAGAGCTCCGCGATGCAGGTATACAGGCCGATACCCGCTGGTACACCGTGTTCGGCGCGATGACGTTCTTCATCGCCTCCGGTGGCTTGATCAACTGGGTTTACGGGGGCTGGATGGTCTATCGCGGACAGATGTCACTGGGCAACTTCGTGATGGTGAACTCCCTGTTGGGGCTCGTTTATGGCCCACTCATGTGGTTTGGCGACCTTAATCAGTGGTTTACACGCGCCATGGCAGGAGCAGAGCGCATCTTTGAGGTGATAGATGCCGAGCCTGAACCGCATGCGCGCGGTGGCATTCGCCATGCGATCGTGGGCGAGGTGGCATTCTGCGATGTGCGCTTCGGTTACGATAAGTCGAACCCGGTGCTAAAAGGGCTTACCTTCACCGCGAAGCCGGGCGAGATGATCGGCCTAGTGGGCAAATCGGGCGCCGGCAAATCTACCACCATCAATCTCATCTGCCGTTTTTACGAGCCGGATGCGGGCGTCATCCGCATAGATGGCATAGACTATCGGGAGATCGCCCTGGAAGATCTTAGGCGCCAAATTGGCATCGTTCCCCAAGAGCCTTTTCTCTTCCACGGCACCATCGCCGAAAACATCTCTTATGGACGCCCAGATGCCCGTTTTGAAGAGATCGTGGAGGCCGCAAAGGCGGCTAACGCCCATCAATTCATTCTCGCCAAACCGGACGGCTACGACACCGTGATAGGAGAGCGAGGAACCAAGCTCTCCGGTGGTGAGAGGCAGCGCATCGCCATCGCCCGCGCGATCCTGCACGACCCTCGTATCCTCATCCTCGATGAGGCCACCTCCTCTGTGGATGTGGAGACAGAAAAGCAGATTCAAGAGGCCCTACAGCGTTTGGTGAAAGGTCGCACAACCTTTGCCATCGCTCATCGTCTCTCCACGCTGCGAAACGCCGATCGGCTCATCGTACTGGAAAAAGGCGAGATCGTTGAAACGGGCACACACGCCGAGCTGATGGAGCGCCAGGGCGTGTTCTATAACCTCGTGCAGACGCAGTCTCAAGTAACTCAAATCATCGAGATCGGCACAGTATAG
- a CDS encoding DUF1854 domain-containing protein, producing MEHEPPKVANLRLFYAPADQLRLTVDEERSYLTVKPVWAAPLSHPGRYLCLLDARGEEIVMIENPRDLPPDSWQAVQMELRRRYLTAFVKCILNVRVEYGATYWSVHTDRGEREFVTQSLQENVHWFSPTHLQLIDVDGNRFEIPDIRALDLRSQMLLESVL from the coding sequence ATGGAACACGAACCCCCAAAGGTTGCGAACCTCAGACTGTTTTACGCTCCCGCTGACCAGCTTCGGCTTACCGTGGATGAGGAGCGCTCCTACCTCACCGTGAAACCGGTATGGGCGGCACCCCTTTCGCATCCGGGGCGCTATCTCTGTCTCCTTGATGCGAGAGGAGAGGAGATCGTCATGATCGAAAACCCGCGTGACCTACCGCCCGATTCTTGGCAGGCCGTGCAGATGGAGCTACGAAGGCGCTACCTTACCGCCTTTGTGAAATGCATTCTCAACGTGCGCGTGGAGTATGGAGCTACCTACTGGTCGGTTCATACAGATCGCGGAGAGCGCGAGTTCGTGACTCAGAGTCTGCAGGAGAACGTGCACTGGTTCTCCCCAACACATCTGCAACTCATAGATGTGGACGGCAACCGCTTTGAAATACCCGATATCCGTGCTCTTGACCTTCGTAGCCAGATGCTGCTAGAGAGCGTGCTCTAG